The following DNA comes from Spirulina major PCC 6313.
CCAAAGGTCTAGCCCTTGTTCACTCTCTTCGAGATAACCGAGTTCGTGGGCTTTGGCGTGGGCGTGTTCAAGATTGGTAAGGTGACCGATAAGACCAAACATGGGCAGGTTGTTTGAATGGGCCCGTGAGATTCAGCGAGCGATGAATTTACTTGGCATACTCCCCTGCCTCAAGGCGAGAGGATTCTAAGCTCAAACAGCGATCGCAGGCATAGCCTGTCTAACATCGCCTCACTTAACGGACAATGCCCTGCCCGTACGTAAAGAAAAAGTAAAGACTTTTAACGATAGTACCAAAAACGGGGACTGAGGATAGGGAACGGTTGGAATTTTCGCAGGATTCAGTCAGAGAAGATAAAGGCAGTGACTAGTCTTAGCGGCTAGTCACTGCCTTTATGCTGAACTTGAATGGGGGTTAGGCGGCGGTGAGTCCGTAGGAGGACATTCTCATGATTTCACGGGTGTTAAAACCAATGTTGCCGAGGGCATCACCGTAGCTCACCATAAAGTCTTCGACGAGGGCCGCTTTTTCCATCCCTAAAGTGGCGGCATCTTCCTCGACTGCGTTGAGCATTTGCCAAACGATGGGGAGGTTTTCTTTGTTGGCAGCTTCGAGGGCGGTTTTGGATGCCTCGAAATGCTCGTTGAGCCAGACTTCGCCGAAGTTGAGGTGTTTGTACTCATCTTTGACGACACCTTCGGTGATTTTGCGGGCGAATTCGTCAGCGACGGGGATGTAGATGTTGTAGGCGGCGATCGCAAAGGCTTCGATGATCAAGGATTGGATCACGAAGCAGGCGACAACATTGCCTTCCGCATGGGCGGTTTTGAAGTTGCCATGGAGGCGAGCAAAGTACTCTTTGGCAAACTCCATGTCCGGGGTCACGGTGAGATTGCGGCCACAGGATTGGAACCCTTTCATGTGGCGTTTTTCCATTTTCGCCAAGGTGGTCAACTCGTCTTTGTGATCGGGGAGTAGTTCACCCATCGCAATATAGTTGTTGTAGGCTTCTTGTTCGCCCTCAATCACGATCGCATTAATGCGGCTATATGCGTCTTTGTACGTTTCACTCGTAAAGTCTAGTTCAGGGCGGACTGCAAGTTCCTGCATCAGTGGGTTGTCTCCTAATTGATTTTACGTTCATCCCAATCCTAACGCTTGGCTAGACTGGGAACAATTGCGGCCTAAAGACTAAGGTTAAAGCAAACATCGCTCTAACGATTAGAGTTTTCTTCTAATAGGTATATGGTAACGATTTTACTTTAACAATCATATTGTTGCTTAACTGCAAATAACTTATCTAAAACAGGACTTCGACAGAAAATACTTATCATTTTAAGGGAAATCGATAGATGGTATGGCATCACACAGATTTTCGTCCGGGTTGATAGTAGGGGGGAAATACGTTAGATGTCTTGCTCAATTGCCATTTCAGACGAAAGGGATGGGCGAGAGCTTTGGTGAGTGGTCAGGGTTTTCAGCCGGAATAGTGGGTTCTGATGGAGATGGGGTTTGATCGATCCGGATGGATGAAATGAGTGTGCTGGGCCGTGGGCGATCGCACTCCCTTCATTCTATCGCTGTTGCGATCGCCCTGCCGCATCCCTCGCCCCCAACCGGGATCATGTTGACCCTTGGCCCTCCTGACTGGCTTCCAATTGGAGCACCACGAGGGTCATATCATCCTTGTAGGTGTCGCCATCCCCGACAAAACGCTGCACCTGATCAAAAAGATGATCCAGGATCGCCTGAGCGTCGTAGCCTTCTTGGCAGGCCCATTCAAAGGCGGTGTTGAAGCGGTCTTCATCAAAGCGGTCGCCTGATTGACTCATCGCATCCGTGAAGCCATCGGTGAAATAGACCACGGTATCCCCCGGCGCGAGTTGGACTTGGGCATCTTCATAGACCGAGTCGATATCAAGGCCGATCAGCATGCCCCAGGTATCCAGCTTGTGGAGCGATCGCGTTCGCGCCTGCCAGAGCAGGGGGGGATGGTGCGCCGCATTGGTATAGGACAGCAGCCGCGTTTGGGGGTTGTATTCGGAATAGAACAGCGTCAGGAAACGATGGG
Coding sequences within:
- a CDS encoding aldehyde oxygenase (deformylating), yielding MQELAVRPELDFTSETYKDAYSRINAIVIEGEQEAYNNYIAMGELLPDHKDELTTLAKMEKRHMKGFQSCGRNLTVTPDMEFAKEYFARLHGNFKTAHAEGNVVACFVIQSLIIEAFAIAAYNIYIPVADEFARKITEGVVKDEYKHLNFGEVWLNEHFEASKTALEAANKENLPIVWQMLNAVEEDAATLGMEKAALVEDFMVSYGDALGNIGFNTREIMRMSSYGLTAA